DNA from Verrucomicrobiota bacterium:
ACGGTTCCGCCCGGATAGCCTTTGCGCTCGATCAGCATCGTTTTCGCGCCTTGCCGCGCCGCCGCGATGGCCGTTACCACGCCGGCCGTGCCGCCGCCCGCGACGACGACATCGAACTTGCGGATGGGCAGTTGCCTGGCAGGTTCCTCGTACCAGCCTTCCAGTGGTTTTTTCCGTTCTGCCGGCTGGCCCGCAGCCAACCCGGCTGGAAGTCCCGCACCCAGCAGGGTAATTCGTTTTGAAAACTCTCGGCGATTCATAATTTTTTCCTGTGATTAATATTGAGTTCGGTTCACTTGCTCGTGTCAAGCATTAGGTCTTTTTCCAGTCAACTGCCGTCGCCTGCGGCGAATACCAGGCCCGGGCAATAATCCGCCCCTGCGGATGCCGGCCCAGGATGCGCACGGTCTTGGTTTCGCCAGGTAGCAAGTCGAAATAGTTGTCCTCAAAGAACCAACCGAAGGGATTGCCGCCCGCGTCGCCTTCCAAGTGTACCGCGCGGGCGAATTTGTCGGTGGTGATCACCAGTACTCCGTTCTGCACTTGCACGTTCAGCTTCGCCTCGGGAAACACCAGGCGGCGCTCGATGTCGGCAAAGGCGTTGGCACGCGCCAGCACCTTCCCTGACTGGTCCGATAGCGTGGCGAACAGGATGTGCTCCTTGCGAAAGGCACGGATGCCGGCCTGGTCCAACCGCACGACGACGGCGGACTTGCCCGGGGCCACGGTCACTTCGCGCACGATCTCTTTGCGAAATTTGTTTTGCTCGAGATGGTAAAGCTGAATTCTGACTGTGCCGCTGACCGTTTCGGTGCTGTCGTTGACCGCCCACAAGTGAATGAACGTGCCGATGTCGAAAGACAACAGCACTGCGGCGTAGGCGCGACGCAGCGCGTAATAGGCGTGGTAGGGCTCGAGAAAGAAGTCCACCTTCGCACTGTAAACCTGAGGCCAGGAGTCGTTGTATTTCCATACAATGTAACCGCCACAACAACGGCGGTCGGATGCTTCCTCCGCCGGACGGCCTCGCCGCTGGCGCTCGACGGTGTCCTGGTAATACAGTCCCTCCGCCATGCCGAGCCGGTAAACCAACCCGGCGAGATCGGTGGCGTCGTAGAATTGCTCGACCGGCCCGGTCTTCTTCCAGCTTTCCGCACACGTGTAGGGCAGCCAGGTCTTGGGGAAGGGATGGCGGTTGCCGTGAAGATAGAGCGTGGAATAACCCTCCGGCCAGAGATGCTCGGGCTTCATGAACCGCTTTAAGCTGTGCAGCACGGGCGCGGCAATCCGGGTGTCTTCGCTGGCGAAATTCAGGTAATCGTAGCCGGGCACAAACCACATGTTGGTGTAACCATGCGTATTTCCCTCGCGCGGATCGTTGGCGTTCACTCCGCCATAGGGCGAACTGGGCTGGTAGTAACGCTCGGGATCGAACTGCCGGCAAATCGCCCCGACCTCTTCCGCCGCCGCCAAACCGGGCCAGGGACCGTGATCCGTAAAGTCCTTGTTGTAATCCTCGTGCGCCCACATCGCGGCTTCGTTGCACCCGCACCAGCAGAGGATGGAAGCATGATGCTTGAGACGTTTGAGCTGACGCGTCGCCTTCTCGCGGGAACGAGCCCGACTCGCTTCATCCGGCTTCAAGGGCAACTGGGCGAAGTCCTGCCACAGCAGAAATCCCCGGGCATCCGCCATTTCGTAAAAGTTGTCGTGCGGCGCCATGACCTGGCCCCAGATGCGGAACGCGTTGAAGTTGGCATTCTCCGCAAGGGCAAAGAGCTTCTCTGTGCGGGCTTGATCCCACACACGGCTCATCAGGTTGGGCGTCACCCAGTCGCCGCCGCGAAGCAGCACCGGCACACCATTGACCACAAAGTGCAAGGGCTCCGGCATGGTCAACCGGCGAAAGCCAATGGTCCGATGCCGCGTCTGCTGCGGGCGGTCTCCAGCCAGCAGCGTAACCTGCGCCCGATACAGCGGCTGACGGCCATAGCCACGCGGCCACCACAACTGCGGGCGATCCAGCTTTACGACGCAGCGGCAGTTAAAGCTCCCTGCGGTTGTCTCCGCCGAAGTGATTGATTCCGCCACCGGTTTGCCTTCGGGATCGAACAGCCGCACGCGCACGCTGACCGACGGCAACCGTGCGTTGCCCGACGCATCAACGGTCAAAGTTCCCGTGCTCAACGACTCGTCCAGCGATACACCGGCCACCGCCTCGTCCAGCGTATTGCCATCGGAAGTTTCCAGCCACACATGGTCGAAGATTCCGACCGAAGCCAGCGGCGGATTCGGGCCCAGATAACTGCCGCCGGGGCGCTGGCGACCTATCTCAGGCACACCTTCTTCAGACCTGCCCGCGTTGGAACGAAAACGGAGCACCAGCGAGTTTTCCGGACGCAGCGCCTGGCTGACTTCGACGGTGAGCGGCGCGTGCTCCTCCGAGTGCGACGCGAGGCGGTTGCCGTTGAGATAAACCTCCGCCCGACCATCGAGTCCCAGAAACCGAAGCCGGCTCGCGCGCCCCGGTCGCGCCGAAAACTTCAGCGCATACACCCAGTCCCTTTGCCCCATCCAGAAACATTTCTCCGTTCCGCCCGGCAGCCAGGGTGGTTCGATTTTCGCGTGGGCCAGGAGAACGTCCGGCACCATGGCCGGCAGGGCCGCAACCGGCAGCCAGCCATCGGCAACCGCCGCCCGTTCTGCCTCGTTCAAGAGCGCGGCGGTCGCCTCGGCGCGCGGCTCGAAGCCTTTGAGGCTCCAACCCTGCAACAGTTCGGTCGCTGCAACCACTTCATTGGAAGCCGCTGGTTCCGTCTGGCTGGACAAGTTTACAGGCGTCGCGAGCGCGCCGCTGACGATGGCTGCTTGCGCAAGGAATTGCCGGCGGGTCAGGTTCTCTTGGATTGGGTTGTCGCTTTTCATTGATGATCGGGCCGAGGCTACTTTTGTTTAAGAACCTTCTTCGGAAGCTGGCTAGCGGCGAGAAGTGGGCGGTTGCGCACAGCGTCGAGGTGGGGGGACTTCACACGGGTCAGCCATTCGATGAGCAACCCCTTCATCCGCCCTGCTTCGGCGCGGTATTGCTCCTTGTCAGGATTGCGGCCGATGAGGTTGTTCAACTCGTGCGGGTCGGTCTTCAGGTCGTAGAGGGCGTCCAAAGACGGTGCGGCGGTCGAACGGCCGAACATCAGTTTCCAACGGCCATCGAAAAGCATGAAGCCGGGAACGGCCTGGCTGGGCCATTCCGAGACCGCCACCCGTCCCTGGCCGCTTTCCTTGCCTTCCACCAGCGGGCGCAAGCTGCGGCCTTCGGACGCATGCCCCGGCTGGCCGCAGTAATCGAGGATCGTCGCGAAGAGATCGAGCTGTGAGGCGGGGGCTGGGACCACGGTGCTGGCGGGGATAACGCCGGGCAACCGCAGCAACAACGGCACGTGCGCTGAGCCTTCGTAGAAAACCATTTTGCTGTGCAAGCCATGATCACCGAGCATTTCACCGTGGTCGCTGGTAAAGATGACCAGGGTGTCTTTGGCAAGTCCCAGTTCGTCCAGCCGATTCAGAAGCTTACCCACCCAATCATCCACCTCGGTGACCATCCCGTAGTAGATGGAGGTCATTTGGCGGATGTTGGCCGGATTGCGATAGGAATCCGACTCGCCTTGCTTCTGCGCGAAGTAGGGCGAGTTGTCGCGGGGATCGTTAAGGCTGCCGGGCACCGGGATGCTGGCGGGTGGATACATGCTGTAGTAGGGCTCGGAGACCAGCATGGGCGGGTGGGGCGGATCGAGCGATACGGTGAGCGTGAACGGTCCGTCCTTAAGCCGGTCCAGAGCAGCCAGACCTTCCTGAGCCGTAAACGCGGTGTGACTGACAGCGGCGGGCACATCAAGCCGGCCATACATTCCTGCTTGCGAGGGTTTGCCAACGGGTGTTTTTCCAAAATTCTCGTCGAGCGGGATCGGCGTATAGGTGCCGTGTCGGCTGGCCAACTGCCCGGCTTGCACGGCGCGGCGCGGCGCGTTCTGTTCGACAAACTTGAAGAACGCATCACTTTCGGAAGTCTCGGCCTTGCTGCTGGCCGGTCGCTGTTTGCCATTCAGCCACCGAACGGGCTGGGTGTAGTCGAGCGTGAGTTGGTAGGGGCTGTGATACTTGCCGTGATACTCGCCCCGGTAGCCGTTGCGCAACAGGACTTGGTCAAAGGACGGAAACGGCGGTGCATCCGTACGGCCCGCATCCGTGTTGTTGAGGACGTGATTGGATTCAATGCTGTGCCCGGTGAGGATAACCGTCCGCGCCGGGGTGCAAACCGGACACGACGAATAGAAGCTGGTGAACCGTGCACCCTCGCGAGCCAACCGATCCATGTTTGGGGTTTTAATGATCGGGTTCCCGGCGCAACTCATGGCATCCCAGCGTTGCTGGTCCGTCATGATGAAGAGCAGGTTAACCGGGCGCTTAGACGCTGGGGTGGCTGGGAGACACGCGAGGAACAATGCCAGGATGAGCCCCCAGATGCGTTTCTGGTTTTGCAGCAGGAGGCGGGTAAATTCCTCGCCATCAACCTGGTGGTTTGCCTCACTCATTGATTCGTATGGCCAGTTTCAATTTCACTGTTGTATGAATGGTAATGTCGCTTACTCTGTGGAATTGGACAATTATTTTCTGAACCATGATAGCGTACCAGTTTAACTTGGAAACTGGCAGCCCTTACCGTTTGGCAAATTTGTAAGCAAACAACGCGTGCCGCCGCCGTTGGCGAAGAGGCTCGCGCTGTCGCCGAAACGTTATTTGCTGGCGCCGCGCTCATCTGCCTTTGGCGTCTTGCTTTTCCTGTTCGAGGGATTTCTTGATCGCGTCGTTGAAGTGCTTCTGATGTTCATCGGCGCTCAGTGCGGAGGGCGCGACGAGTTGGGCCGGATATTCGCCGCCTTCCCAGCGGAGATTGCGGATGTCACGCGGTCCCTGCCATGGTCTGGCGTTCACGTTCACTTTCTTTCCGTCTTTGACGGTTTCGCCGTTGGGGCTGAGGTTGAATTCGGCAACGGTCTGCCAGTTGGCCAGCGGCGCGGTGATTTTCGGATCGGTGGCCATCAGCTCGTTCAGACTGACGGCAACAGTCTGCCAATCGGGCGAGCCTTTCAGTTCCTTGACCACCGTGTAATCGAGGGCCGGTTTGCCGGGTGCAAAGACGCCCCACTCGTTGCTGATGAATTTCACGACGAGCGCGTTGTCGGTTTGGGTTTTGATTTCGAACAGCAGTTTCGCGCCATCCGGCCCACGCCATTTCGGATCCTTCACCTTTCGCGTATAAGCGGACCAGAGCGGAGGATGTCCCCAGTTTAAACGATACCAGTCGTGCCAACCGCGGGAACCATCGTCAATCATCCGCTCCGGCCTGTCCGTCGCCTTCACGCCGGCAGCCTGCAACTGCGCCGGCGATGAGGAGAGCACGCGGGAGCTGATGGCGAACGCGTCGCTATTTTCGTGGCCGGGCGACTGGGCGATATTCCGGTACTGCGCGGGCGTGTCATAGATCACATTCGCATAGGTGAAGATCGGTTGGGCAACGCTTAGAATGGGGCAGGCGGCTTTCCATTGGCTGCCGTCTTTCTTCGCCATTGCGTCGCGCCAGAAGCGTGTCAATTCGTGCGGATCAATTGAGTAATAAATGTCCACGCGTTTGACCGGCATCGTTTCGTCCGGGGCAACGGTGACGATCGGCACGCCGTCCGCGGTCTTGAGGTTCAATTCAATCTTCGGTGTCTGCGGCATCGTGAACGCGCCCTTCAAATGCTGCTCGAACCAGAGCGGCTGCGTGATCGCGTGCGCTTCGGTGTGGCGATGGTTCAGGTGCGGCGCGATGCTGAAGCGCAGGATGTCGTCGGTCACGTTGCGCCAGTTCCACGCCATGTTATCAATGTGCGCGTGGAAATCGTTCGCGGGGGAAAGCCAAAGCACCGGACATGTGATGCGCGGAATGTACGCGTTATCGGAAATGCAGGCGAACTCAAGCGGCGGCGGCTTGGATTTTTGGCATCCGGGCAGATCGGTCTGGCTTTCCAGAATATTGCCCGAACCGCCGCAGGACGGCACCGCCGCTTTCACGCGTTGGTCTATGCCGGCCAGATCAGTCGTGAGTTTGCCGCCCATCGAATGACCGCACGCTCCAATCCGCGCGGGATCAACTTCCGGCTGCTGCTCCAGAAAGGTAAGCGCACGCCGCGCCGCGATCAGCACAAGGTACCAGTTGCTGTTCCGCGGTGACTCAACGCCGTCGAGCGTGAACTCATCGGGCGTCAGCGCTCCGGCGAAATGATTCGCCTTGTTCCGCTGCGGCGGATGCGTGGCGTCGAGTTTGCCCCAGTCGGTTTGCGGGCCATTATACGTTTCCTTCGACCGTCCAAAGTTCAACTTATTGCCGCCCCAGTTGAGCGACATGCCGGCATAACCGCGCTTCGCGAAACCGATCATGCTGTCGAGATTCGCCGACTGTCCGCCGCCATGCATCTCGAGGACGGCGGGCAGCTTGGTGCCGCCTTTCGGGAACGCGTAGAACGCGGCCACTTTTGCCGGCGCGCCCTTGAACACACCCACCTGATAGCGGACCAACCGACAGCTGACGCCGTCCTGTTCCCACTCCTTGAGCACCTCCGCCGCCAGCGGTTCATGGCGCGGATCATAACCCGACCACAGTTCCGCAACGTTGGTTGGCACCCTGCCATCCTTCAACGGTGGCAGGGAGTCCCCGGCCCGAATGTTCTCCGTATTCGCCACCAGCAACAGGGTGGCGAAGATTGCAAAGGTGTGTTTCATGATTATTCCGGGTGTTTTCATGCTTCCGTCATTGCCAATGTTTGGACCTTTTGCAGTGGATGGCCAAACCACTGGGAAACAGTTCCATTTTCGCCTCGTGCTTACGCTGCAATTGGGTTTCTTTTGAGGCGTTGTTATGGTCGAACCCCCTTTCGGAATTTGCTTTTGGGCACGCTTCATGCTTTCACTTATCGCGTTGCGGTAAAGGAGCATTGCTTTTTGAATTGAGCTCATATTCGAGCGGGAAGGCCATTTGCGTGCCTCCATGAACAGCAACGAGCAGGCAAGAACCTGACTTCCCAACCGAAAGCAGTGGCTTGGAGTTTTCTCGTGCGGAACGGGATCGTTGTCGGGACGTTCGGCGCGTGCAACGCGGCCAGTGACACGAGCAGCAGTCGTGAGGGTCAATCGTGCAAGTCATTTCATTTGACCACCTCAATGACTGGCGGATCGGTCGGAACCGGTGGATTCATCATCATTTGGCTGGTGCCGATGCCCACATATTGTCCGGAGCGTTGGGCATCCGAAAGCGCAAGGCTGATGATGCCGCTGGCGGCCAGCCGTTTCCTGACGTAATCGGTCAGATCAATTTCGACCCAACCGGCTTTGGGGAAGGGTGCCTTGGTGATGAGATTGCCCAGCTTGGGCTGCGTATTCCAAGTGATGGGCTTCTCTCCCCGGGCGCTCCAGGTTTCATCCGGCACTTCCAACACCGCGAAAGTGACTTTGTCGAACTGCATGGTTGATCCAGCCGTTGTATTGAAGCGCAAGGTGGCTTTCTGGATCGTCTTTCCCTTGAGGGACGACAGGTCGAATTTTAAGAAGGGTCGGCGCCCGCGTTTCCCGACGTCCTTATCGAATTCCTGCACGGGGGCATACTTGGAGTAACCGAAAACTTGTTCCGGCCGGCCGGCATCCACATAGGTATCTTCTACGGCGGGAAAACGAATCACGCCAGGAGGGAGATCGCTTTTTGATTCGACGATCCACTCGCGGCTAAAAAAGGCCTCATCGAAAAAGAGATGTTCCGGATCATCACTCAACTTTTTGACAAAGACGGTTGCGGTTTGACCGCCTGCGGGGTTCTTGAAGTGAAGGTAAAGCCGGGTCCACCCGGTGACCTTGGCCAAAGTGGCGGTCGTTTCCTTTCCAGCGGCGTCGCGCACGCCGATCTGGACCTTCTGCGCATTGATGGTGGGCTTTACCCACGCCCAGTATTGATAATCGGATCCGGGCTTCAGGTTGGCCACGGTCTGTTCTAGCCCATTGGCACCCGCGCCAAGCTGCGCGGCCCCGAAGAGGCGGAAGGCCGGATCGCTGGCCGGATTGTGCCAACATGCACCCTTGGTGCGGAAAGGCTGCGCCGATTTGGTCCCCGTACTGACCCACGGGGCCAGAGTGTCTTTTTCTTCAAAGCCATGGTTCACCAGCAGGTTCAAGAAGGTAGCCTGTGGGCGAACAAAGGCGATATCCCGAGGCGATTTGAGGTCGCAACCGGCTTGCCAAGCGGGTTTTCCGAATGGATACGCACCGATATCGGGCTTGGCCCCCTCGGTGATTCCTTCCAGCGGCACTCCGGCCCCAATCGCCGGGGACCCGGGCTTGAGGGTAAAGTCGTAATTCCATGGCTCTTCCAACTTGTCGATCGGTTTGCCACTCTTGTCATTGAAGACCTCTGCCGGATTAATGGAGGAAAGATTGGCGACGTAGGTCTGCCCCGCGAAAGGAGTCACGTTAAAACCGAAGATGTTATTCACCCACTGGCACCCGGCATAATCACCGCCGTGCCCGACGGGCATGGAACGCTTGTACTTCTCATTGACACTGTCGAAGTCCGCCTCGGGGTTGGGGTTGTAATCGCTGAAGCGGTAGATGGTGTTGTTGTACACCAGCACATTGACCTTCGGCTCGTTCATGGCGAGGACAGGGATAACATTGTGATGGACGATGAAACCGGCGGCCGCATTATCCAGATAGATGCCATTGATATAAAGCAACCGGCGGTAATCGGTCATGCATTGGTTGTAGGCGATCTCGGTGCCTTCCCCGTCCGACATTCCCGCGCCGAGACAGTTGGAGTCGCGAGCCAGAAATGAGGCATCCCGGAAGAAGTTATGGACGATCTGGCTATGCACCGTATTAATACCGAGCATTCGATCGCCAGACTTCTCCATTGTGTTATAAGCAAAGAGCTGTTCATTACCACTCATCAGCACGGCGATGGCACAACCCTCTTCCGAGAGGTGGTGGAAATAATTGTTCACCACGCGGTTTCGTTCTCCCCCGATCACCAACATGGCTCTGCTCTTGGAAAAGGCCAGCTCGCTGTCGCGAATTTCGTTGCGCTTACCGTTCATTTTTGAGCCCTCCTGGTAGAGCAACTTCATCCCCTGGAGCCGGCAGTCGGTCGTTGTCTCATTCATCATCACGTTGCCGCCTTGCCCCTCGATATTTTGAATGACGATGAATTTTTTGCCACTCAAGTCCACCACCGACTGACGGGAGGAAACTTCGATCTGGAGGCTGGACGGATTCACGCCGCCGGAGGCGCGATAAAAGATCTGTTTGGTCTTGGCTTCATAGACCCACTCGTTATCCGCATCCAGCAATGCGCGGGTGCCGGAGACAACGTAGGTGAATTTATAGTGCGGGTTCGGTTTGCGGTCCGAACTCAGAATCATTTTTTCGAGCGTGATGGTTTTCTTAACCGGATCAAAGGAACGAATCTTGCCCTTCTCCGCCCACCAACCGTTGTACCACTGGAGATACCAGATCTTGCCTTCCTGCAACCAGTTTGCAGGCTTGTGATCGGGCAGGCGAGAATCGGCGATAGTATCCATGCCTTTCTCCACCGCCCCGCTGTTGCTCACCGCTTCGACCTCGGCTCGTAGCGCCTCCAAAAAACTACCCTGCGCTTTCGGCCAGCGAGCCTCGATGGCCCGTTGCCCATCCACCAGAAGCAGGCTATCGCGTGTGCCCTTCGGAGCCGTGGCCTTGTAAACGCCATCCTTGTCAGGCTGCCAGCCAGTTACCGGGTCCAAGGCGGAGAGAATCACTTTTTCCTGTTGGTAGGGTTTGTAGCTGATGGGGCGTCCCGCTTCTCCGGAAGCCGTCGGCACCAAGGTTTCCCGGTAGGTTCCTGCCCGCAGGATGCAGGTATCGCCGGGCTTCAATTGGGACGAAGCCCGGGCAATGGTCCGAAACGGGAGCGCCAGAGTTCCCTGATTACTGTCCAGACCATTCTTGGCATCAACATAATACTCGGCAGCGTGCGGTCTCCCGGCCACCAGCAGGAGGACAAGGAGGGAGATGGTCGTTTTCATTTTGGACTATGGTGGCGTAATCTGCGGAGGAGCTTTGTCCGGTGCAGATGCTGGCTAGGGGGAGGCAAGCGGAGTGGTCGCCAGGTTACCTTTGCGGTTTTTTATAACCCAATACACCACGCCGCCGGCAACGGCCAGCAAGGCAATGCCCAGCAAGGGCCGGTACCAAATCCAGGCCACCGCGATGGTAATGAACGACAACGGCAAAGCGAATGCCAAGGCCAGCAGCGCGGTGCCAAAGCCCACGAGATTGCCCAGAAACGGGATGATATCCGCCAGCACCTGAATGGGCTTGAAAATCAGCAGGAATCCAATCCACATGAATACGATGCAGATGCCGCGCAGGATCCAAGTGAGCAGTGAATTATCTTTCTTGGCTTGTTGAAACATTTCCACGGCTCCATGTTCGCCAGGCACCAGCATCTCGACTTTATTGCCATTCTTGCTCACGAACGGCTCAAA
Protein-coding regions in this window:
- a CDS encoding glycoside hydrolase family 2 protein translates to MKSDNPIQENLTRRQFLAQAAIVSGALATPVNLSSQTEPAASNEVVAATELLQGWSLKGFEPRAEATAALLNEAERAAVADGWLPVAALPAMVPDVLLAHAKIEPPWLPGGTEKCFWMGQRDWVYALKFSARPGRASRLRFLGLDGRAEVYLNGNRLASHSEEHAPLTVEVSQALRPENSLVLRFRSNAGRSEEGVPEIGRQRPGGSYLGPNPPLASVGIFDHVWLETSDGNTLDEAVAGVSLDESLSTGTLTVDASGNARLPSVSVRVRLFDPEGKPVAESITSAETTAGSFNCRCVVKLDRPQLWWPRGYGRQPLYRAQVTLLAGDRPQQTRHRTIGFRRLTMPEPLHFVVNGVPVLLRGGDWVTPNLMSRVWDQARTEKLFALAENANFNAFRIWGQVMAPHDNFYEMADARGFLLWQDFAQLPLKPDEASRARSREKATRQLKRLKHHASILCWCGCNEAAMWAHEDYNKDFTDHGPWPGLAAAEEVGAICRQFDPERYYQPSSPYGGVNANDPREGNTHGYTNMWFVPGYDYLNFASEDTRIAAPVLHSLKRFMKPEHLWPEGYSTLYLHGNRHPFPKTWLPYTCAESWKKTGPVEQFYDATDLAGLVYRLGMAEGLYYQDTVERQRRGRPAEEASDRRCCGGYIVWKYNDSWPQVYSAKVDFFLEPYHAYYALRRAYAAVLLSFDIGTFIHLWAVNDSTETVSGTVRIQLYHLEQNKFRKEIVREVTVAPGKSAVVVRLDQAGIRAFRKEHILFATLSDQSGKVLARANAFADIERRLVFPEAKLNVQVQNGVLVITTDKFARAVHLEGDAGGNPFGWFFEDNYFDLLPGETKTVRILGRHPQGRIIARAWYSPQATAVDWKKT
- a CDS encoding sulfatase-like hydrolase/transferase; amino-acid sequence: MSEANHQVDGEEFTRLLLQNQKRIWGLILALFLACLPATPASKRPVNLLFIMTDQQRWDAMSCAGNPIIKTPNMDRLAREGARFTSFYSSCPVCTPARTVILTGHSIESNHVLNNTDAGRTDAPPFPSFDQVLLRNGYRGEYHGKYHSPYQLTLDYTQPVRWLNGKQRPASSKAETSESDAFFKFVEQNAPRRAVQAGQLASRHGTYTPIPLDENFGKTPVGKPSQAGMYGRLDVPAAVSHTAFTAQEGLAALDRLKDGPFTLTVSLDPPHPPMLVSEPYYSMYPPASIPVPGSLNDPRDNSPYFAQKQGESDSYRNPANIRQMTSIYYGMVTEVDDWVGKLLNRLDELGLAKDTLVIFTSDHGEMLGDHGLHSKMVFYEGSAHVPLLLRLPGVIPASTVVPAPASQLDLFATILDYCGQPGHASEGRSLRPLVEGKESGQGRVAVSEWPSQAVPGFMLFDGRWKLMFGRSTAAPSLDALYDLKTDPHELNNLIGRNPDKEQYRAEAGRMKGLLIEWLTRVKSPHLDAVRNRPLLAASQLPKKVLKQK
- a CDS encoding acetylxylan esterase produces the protein MKHTFAIFATLLLVANTENIRAGDSLPPLKDGRVPTNVAELWSGYDPRHEPLAAEVLKEWEQDGVSCRLVRYQVGVFKGAPAKVAAFYAFPKGGTKLPAVLEMHGGGQSANLDSMIGFAKRGYAGMSLNWGGNKLNFGRSKETYNGPQTDWGKLDATHPPQRNKANHFAGALTPDEFTLDGVESPRNSNWYLVLIAARRALTFLEQQPEVDPARIGACGHSMGGKLTTDLAGIDQRVKAAVPSCGGSGNILESQTDLPGCQKSKPPPLEFACISDNAYIPRITCPVLWLSPANDFHAHIDNMAWNWRNVTDDILRFSIAPHLNHRHTEAHAITQPLWFEQHLKGAFTMPQTPKIELNLKTADGVPIVTVAPDETMPVKRVDIYYSIDPHELTRFWRDAMAKKDGSQWKAACPILSVAQPIFTYANVIYDTPAQYRNIAQSPGHENSDAFAISSRVLSSSPAQLQAAGVKATDRPERMIDDGSRGWHDWYRLNWGHPPLWSAYTRKVKDPKWRGPDGAKLLFEIKTQTDNALVVKFISNEWGVFAPGKPALDYTVVKELKGSPDWQTVAVSLNELMATDPKITAPLANWQTVAEFNLSPNGETVKDGKKVNVNARPWQGPRDIRNLRWEGGEYPAQLVAPSALSADEHQKHFNDAIKKSLEQEKQDAKGR
- a CDS encoding DNRLRE domain-containing protein is translated as MKTTISLLVLLLVAGRPHAAEYYVDAKNGLDSNQGTLALPFRTIARASSQLKPGDTCILRAGTYRETLVPTASGEAGRPISYKPYQQEKVILSALDPVTGWQPDKDGVYKATAPKGTRDSLLLVDGQRAIEARWPKAQGSFLEALRAEVEAVSNSGAVEKGMDTIADSRLPDHKPANWLQEGKIWYLQWYNGWWAEKGKIRSFDPVKKTITLEKMILSSDRKPNPHYKFTYVVSGTRALLDADNEWVYEAKTKQIFYRASGGVNPSSLQIEVSSRQSVVDLSGKKFIVIQNIEGQGGNVMMNETTTDCRLQGMKLLYQEGSKMNGKRNEIRDSELAFSKSRAMLVIGGERNRVVNNYFHHLSEEGCAIAVLMSGNEQLFAYNTMEKSGDRMLGINTVHSQIVHNFFRDASFLARDSNCLGAGMSDGEGTEIAYNQCMTDYRRLLYINGIYLDNAAAGFIVHHNVIPVLAMNEPKVNVLVYNNTIYRFSDYNPNPEADFDSVNEKYKRSMPVGHGGDYAGCQWVNNIFGFNVTPFAGQTYVANLSSINPAEVFNDKSGKPIDKLEEPWNYDFTLKPGSPAIGAGVPLEGITEGAKPDIGAYPFGKPAWQAGCDLKSPRDIAFVRPQATFLNLLVNHGFEEKDTLAPWVSTGTKSAQPFRTKGACWHNPASDPAFRLFGAAQLGAGANGLEQTVANLKPGSDYQYWAWVKPTINAQKVQIGVRDAAGKETTATLAKVTGWTRLYLHFKNPAGGQTATVFVKKLSDDPEHLFFDEAFFSREWIVESKSDLPPGVIRFPAVEDTYVDAGRPEQVFGYSKYAPVQEFDKDVGKRGRRPFLKFDLSSLKGKTIQKATLRFNTTAGSTMQFDKVTFAVLEVPDETWSARGEKPITWNTQPKLGNLITKAPFPKAGWVEIDLTDYVRKRLAASGIISLALSDAQRSGQYVGIGTSQMMMNPPVPTDPPVIEVVK